The nucleotide sequence TTCTTAGTGTTCGACTTTCCGGCTTGGCAAGATTATAGTTCCCCGTAACAACCGAGATTCTTCTCCACCTGCGGCGGATCAGAATGACACCTGTGGACACTACTGCCCTGAGCCGAAGCCCTGATCCGAGGCTGTACGAAAAGCCTGTGGTCTAGCTTTGGACCAGCTAGTTCTTTAGCTTTGGCTCCTTCAGTTTTCGGACAGCCTGAGCTAAGGGGTAGTGAAGGGTCTCATGCTACGAGGCACTATTCCTGGCTCACGAACTTGTAGCCCGACCCTGGCTCCCCGACGATCATCTTTGGCTTCTTCGGGTCAATCTCCAGCTTATCCCTGAGGTGAGTAATATATACCTTGATATAGTCGGTTTCTGCTAGATCGTTCTTTCCCAGCAGGTTTTCCAGAAGCGTTTGCTCAGACAGAAGCTTTCCTTCGTTGCTTGCCAGGTGATATAGCAGCCTATAGGCACTCGGTGCTAGGGGCACTGGTTTGCCGTCAATGAACACCCGTTGGGTACGGTAGTCGATTGTCAGCCTCCTACGGGGCGAGGTCGTCGTATCAGATGCCGGTACAGGCACGTGGGAACGGCGAAGCACGGCTCGTACCCGAGACAGAAATTCGCTGGGTGAAAAAGGCTTGACGACGTAGTCGTCAGCTCCCAGTTCCAGTCCCCTGACCTTATCGGACTCGTCCCCCCTTGCGGTGAGAATGATGAGGGGGGCGTTGGAAAAGCTGCGTATTTCTGGCAGTATGTCGAGGCCATCCCTGTCAGGCAGACCGAGGTCCAGGATGATAAAGTCTGGCAACTCTACTTTGGCTACCTGCAAGCCACTCCCTCCAGTGGAAGCAGAGATCACTTCAACCCCGGGCCATCTCCGCGCAAAGCAAAACCGGACGGATTCCACAATTTCGGCGTTGTCTTCTATGATCAGGATTTTCATGATTGCCTCCCTGTTCCGTCACTTGTACGTCGGCGATTGACCAGGAAATGCTATCAGAACAGGTTCTTGCCGTAATTATAACACTCCAAACTCAACTTGAATATATGGCTACCATGTCCTGGCCTCAGCACCTTGCATTTCTTTCCTCGAATGGCTCTGGTATCGCGACGCCAGGCGTCGGGTTAGGCGCCCAACAGGCACCGAGGGCTACCGGAACGGACTTTCAGGTCGGTTTGCCTGCTCAAGATGACGAGAATCACCGACGTCTTTGGGACAGAAGCGGTTTAGATAATCGGGCAGGATGCGCTTCAGTTCCTCCGTCGTGAAGTCACTGGCCGCAATGTAGTCACGAGCCTCAGCTATTACCCCGGCGGCGTTTCGAGACTTGGCATATTTGCTGAACCTGTTTTCGTGTGTCACTCCCACGGCCTCGGCCAGCAGGTTGATGTAGCTCCGGACTTCAAAAGGATATTCGTCTTCAAGGGGTG is from Chloroflexota bacterium and encodes:
- a CDS encoding response regulator transcription factor, giving the protein MKILIIEDNAEIVESVRFCFARRWPGVEVISASTGGSGLQVAKVELPDFIILDLGLPDRDGLDILPEIRSFSNAPLIILTARGDESDKVRGLELGADDYVVKPFSPSEFLSRVRAVLRRSHVPVPASDTTTSPRRRLTIDYRTQRVFIDGKPVPLAPSAYRLLYHLASNEGKLLSEQTLLENLLGKNDLAETDYIKVYITHLRDKLEIDPKKPKMIVGEPGSGYKFVSQE